In Panacibacter ginsenosidivorans, the following proteins share a genomic window:
- a CDS encoding SusC/RagA family TonB-linked outer membrane protein, with protein MRKIVSFLLLLLLSTSIAIAQTRNITGKVTDENGSPIPFVSVKVKDGKTGVSADANGVFIIKASMGSTLVISSVGYTEKEVTVNAESISVTLARDTKSTISEVVVTTAFNIKKDQRTTPFSTQVIKSDALTIIPQSNLNDALAGKIAGVQFRSQSGAKLNSQSFARIRGGLLLSGDVGAIYVVDGTIVGDAYDIDPNSVESINVLKGANATALFGSRASNGAIIITTKKAAAGKTSIDVSQGLTFDRVNRIPHLQNSYAGGGSADLIPFTFVEGMPEEWRALDGKLFPDYTDDASWGPKMEGQEYVPWYAWVPGTKYTGKTASLVAQPDNIKDFFANGFNSNTNVNFYKSGQGYSTRLSFSKQFIQGIIPNSKSDRYVVSTSTSLDLNKYFTAGINLNFNTQNIYGEYDDGYANQTSGNFGQWNHRDLDMGIMKELQYLHVPDYAGGGLASWNWSSNPTAYDPTNPAGFFTGNYWYNFYSYMDNLDQRQRRDRLYGDVYLNFKLNSHFNIRGTVRRDQSNYYYENKVKSLLEKSATQTGLKAGFGTGERYQNETNYELIATYNTTFLKDFGLNLLAGGNVLTYLRKDLDASTVNGLTIYDLYALSNSVSTPNLSNSRLESRTNSLFASGDLEYKKFISATFAVRQDYNSTLPTSDNKLFYPSVGMSFIPSTFTKDALPWLSFAKVFGSWGKKPLALDIYALDLTYPINQNKWDDNALQTVSNTIPDRSLAGTTITSYEAGVELRFAKNKIGLMATYYNEKAADQPINIQVPGQSGFTTKTVNAATVERNGLEFTVDAKIVNRKDFTWSVTKTFGYLMGNKVTKLIEGTTRIQPSGWAGAFGSRYATAYQVLGEDWGQLIGGGMTRNEDGKALIDPSSGLYAAGNANYNWGNIVPKVTGGFQSLFTYKNFILNLSLDYQVGGKFFSLSESWGAFSGLLDYTAETNDRGKNVRDPLSEGGGVHVVGVSSVDSKTPVDMYVDGFTYFHQFYGAGIADPYVHDLSYLKLREVSLGYSIPSEKLGFMSNTVKGITVSLIARNPWLIYSASKNFDPSEISGVYGEDGQLPSVRSLGFNVKFNF; from the coding sequence ATGAGAAAAATTGTAAGTTTCTTACTCTTGCTATTGCTATCAACCTCGATAGCTATTGCACAAACCCGAAACATTACGGGTAAGGTTACTGATGAAAATGGAAGTCCGATACCTTTTGTATCAGTAAAGGTTAAGGATGGCAAGACAGGCGTATCTGCAGATGCAAATGGTGTATTTATCATTAAGGCATCTATGGGTTCAACCCTGGTAATCAGTTCAGTTGGTTATACAGAAAAAGAAGTTACTGTTAATGCAGAAAGTATCTCTGTCACTTTAGCAAGAGATACTAAATCAACAATCTCTGAAGTGGTTGTTACTACTGCCTTTAACATTAAAAAAGATCAACGTACTACACCTTTCAGTACACAGGTGATCAAATCTGATGCCTTAACAATTATCCCTCAGTCAAACCTCAACGATGCGTTAGCGGGTAAGATTGCAGGTGTACAGTTCAGGTCTCAGTCTGGCGCAAAGCTCAACAGCCAGTCATTTGCACGTATCAGGGGTGGTTTATTACTCTCTGGTGATGTAGGTGCTATTTATGTTGTGGATGGAACAATTGTAGGTGATGCTTACGATATTGATCCTAACAGCGTAGAAAGTATCAACGTATTAAAAGGCGCTAACGCAACTGCGCTTTTTGGAAGCCGCGCTTCAAATGGTGCTATTATTATTACTACTAAAAAAGCTGCTGCCGGTAAAACAAGTATTGATGTAAGTCAGGGATTAACATTTGACCGTGTAAACAGGATACCTCATTTACAGAATAGCTATGCTGGTGGTGGATCCGCGGATCTTATCCCATTTACTTTTGTTGAGGGTATGCCTGAAGAATGGAGAGCGCTTGATGGCAAACTGTTCCCGGATTATACAGATGATGCAAGCTGGGGGCCTAAAATGGAAGGCCAGGAATATGTGCCTTGGTATGCATGGGTACCTGGTACAAAATATACAGGAAAAACAGCCAGCCTGGTTGCTCAGCCGGATAATATAAAAGATTTCTTTGCAAATGGTTTTAATTCTAATACCAACGTAAACTTTTATAAATCAGGTCAGGGCTATAGTACAAGACTTTCTTTCTCCAAACAATTTATACAGGGTATAATTCCTAATTCAAAATCTGACAGGTACGTAGTTTCTACCAGTACATCGTTAGACCTTAATAAATATTTTACTGCAGGTATAAACCTGAACTTTAATACGCAGAATATTTATGGTGAATATGATGATGGTTATGCCAACCAGACATCAGGAAACTTTGGTCAGTGGAACCACAGAGATCTTGACATGGGTATTATGAAAGAATTACAGTACTTACATGTACCTGATTATGCAGGCGGCGGCCTTGCAAGCTGGAACTGGTCTTCAAATCCAACAGCTTATGATCCAACTAATCCTGCAGGATTTTTTACCGGTAACTATTGGTATAATTTCTACAGTTATATGGATAACCTTGATCAGCGTCAAAGACGTGACAGGTTATATGGAGACGTTTATTTGAACTTTAAATTGAATAGTCACTTCAACATAAGGGGAACTGTTCGCAGAGACCAGTCAAATTATTATTATGAAAATAAAGTGAAATCACTTCTGGAAAAAAGTGCTACCCAAACAGGCCTTAAAGCCGGCTTTGGAACAGGTGAGCGTTATCAGAATGAGACCAATTATGAATTGATTGCCACTTATAATACTACTTTCCTGAAAGACTTTGGTCTTAATTTATTGGCTGGTGGTAATGTGCTTACTTACCTGCGGAAAGATCTTGATGCCAGCACTGTTAATGGTCTTACTATTTATGACCTTTATGCTTTGTCTAACTCTGTTTCCACACCTAATCTAAGTAATTCAAGGTTGGAATCAAGAACCAATTCTTTGTTTGCAAGTGGTGATCTTGAGTATAAAAAATTCATCAGTGCAACATTTGCGGTTCGTCAGGATTATAACTCTACCTTACCAACAAGCGATAATAAATTATTCTATCCTTCTGTGGGTATGTCTTTTATTCCAAGCACATTTACAAAGGACGCTTTGCCATGGTTGTCTTTTGCCAAAGTATTTGGAAGCTGGGGCAAAAAACCATTGGCGCTTGATATATATGCACTTGATCTTACATATCCTATTAACCAGAATAAATGGGATGATAATGCATTGCAGACTGTTAGCAATACTATACCTGACAGGAGTCTTGCCGGTACTACCATTACAAGCTACGAAGCTGGTGTTGAATTAAGGTTTGCTAAAAATAAGATCGGCTTAATGGCTACTTATTACAATGAGAAAGCTGCTGATCAGCCAATTAATATCCAGGTTCCCGGTCAAAGTGGATTTACAACAAAAACGGTAAATGCTGCTACAGTAGAAAGAAATGGTTTAGAATTTACAGTTGATGCTAAAATCGTTAACCGTAAAGACTTTACCTGGTCTGTAACCAAGACTTTTGGTTACCTGATGGGTAATAAAGTTACCAAGCTTATCGAAGGAACTACAAGAATTCAGCCTTCAGGTTGGGCAGGCGCATTTGGATCAAGATATGCTACAGCTTATCAGGTTCTTGGTGAAGATTGGGGCCAGCTGATCGGTGGTGGTATGACACGTAATGAAGATGGTAAAGCATTGATTGACCCATCGAGCGGCTTATATGCTGCCGGTAACGCTAATTATAACTGGGGCAATATAGTGCCAAAAGTTACAGGTGGTTTCCAGAGCTTATTTACTTATAAGAATTTTATATTGAACCTTAGTCTTGACTACCAGGTTGGCGGTAAATTCTTCTCATTGTCTGAAAGCTGGGGTGCTTTCTCTGGTTTGCTTGATTACACAGCAGAGACAAACGACAGAGGTAAGAACGTACGTGATCCTTTAAGCGAAGGCGGCGGCGTGCATGTTGTAGGTGTTAGTTCAGTTGACAGCAAAACTCCTGTTGACATGTATGTTGACGGATTCACATACTTCCACCAATTCTACGGTGCAGGTATTGCTGACCCATACGTTCATGACCTTTCTTACCTTAAATTAAGAGAAGTTAGCCTGGGCTACAGCATACCATCTGAAAAGCTTGGCTTTATGAGCAATACTGTGAAAGGTATAACGGTTTCTTTAATTGCCCGTAATCCATGGCTTATATACAGTGCGTCCAAGAATTTTGATCCTTCTGAAATTTCAGGCGTGTATGGTGAAGATGGCCAGTTGCCTTCTGTTCGTTCTCTTGGATTTAATGTAAAATTCAACTTCTAA
- a CDS encoding bifunctional 5,10-methylenetetrahydrofolate dehydrogenase/5,10-methenyltetrahydrofolate cyclohydrolase, with protein sequence MIILDGKIASAAIKESLKKEVEILTNNGKRPPHLAAILIGNNGASETYVASKVKQCAEIGFQSTLIRLEEDIAESILLQKINFLNNDVSVDGILVQLPLPKHINEQKVIEAIAPEKDVDGFHPVNAGKLVQGLPAFIPATPYGIMLMLDHFNIETKGKHAVVIGRSNIVGRPMSILLSSNIKHGNCTVTICHSHTQNLKEICLQGDILVAALGRPQFVKADMVKEGAVVIDVGITRVEDATAKKGFRIKGDVSFDEVAPKTFAITPVPGGVGLMTIAGLLKNTLQAYHQRQ encoded by the coding sequence ATGATAATACTTGATGGCAAAATTGCATCTGCTGCAATTAAAGAATCACTGAAAAAAGAAGTGGAAATATTAACTAACAATGGTAAGCGCCCCCCGCATCTTGCAGCAATACTGATTGGAAATAACGGAGCAAGCGAAACATATGTGGCAAGCAAGGTAAAACAATGCGCAGAAATTGGTTTTCAGTCAACATTAATCAGGTTAGAAGAAGATATCGCAGAATCTATCCTTTTACAAAAAATCAATTTTTTAAATAATGACGTGTCGGTAGACGGCATACTCGTTCAGCTGCCACTGCCAAAACATATTAATGAACAAAAAGTAATTGAAGCAATAGCACCAGAAAAAGATGTGGATGGTTTTCATCCTGTAAATGCCGGCAAGCTTGTTCAAGGCCTACCTGCATTTATTCCGGCAACGCCTTATGGTATTATGCTTATGCTTGATCATTTTAATATTGAAACAAAAGGTAAGCATGCTGTTGTAATAGGAAGAAGCAATATTGTTGGTCGCCCTATGAGCATTCTGTTAAGCAGCAATATAAAACATGGCAACTGTACGGTCACTATTTGTCACTCCCATACACAGAATCTAAAAGAAATTTGTTTACAGGGAGACATTCTTGTAGCAGCACTTGGCAGACCTCAGTTTGTAAAAGCAGACATGGTAAAAGAAGGAGCAGTTGTTATTGATGTTGGAATTACAAGAGTAGAAGATGCAACTGCTAAAAAAGGTTTCAGAATAAAAGGAGATGTTTCTTTTGATGAGGTTGCACCAAAAACATTTGCCATTACACCCGTTCCGGGTGGCGTTGGTTTAATGACAATAGCAGGTTTGTTAAAGAATACATTGCAGGCATATCATCAAAGACAATAA
- a CDS encoding 7-carboxy-7-deazaguanine synthase QueE — MIVTTTIEHQTTSLPVMEAFYTLQGEGFHQGRAAYFIRLGGCDVGCSWCDVKESWDALKHPVLSIDKIIAEAKKHPGRLAVVTGGEPLMHDLDALTRALHNAGFENNIETSGSHPLSGTWDWICLSPKKFKAPLPEILPLANELKVVVYNKSDFKWAEDYAAKVSATCKLYLQPEWGKSEKITPLIIDYIKANPQWELSMQLHKYINVP; from the coding sequence ATGATAGTAACAACAACAATAGAACATCAAACAACTTCACTTCCTGTAATGGAAGCCTTCTATACCTTGCAGGGAGAAGGTTTTCACCAGGGAAGGGCCGCTTATTTTATAAGGCTTGGTGGTTGTGATGTGGGGTGTTCGTGGTGCGATGTAAAAGAAAGTTGGGATGCATTGAAACACCCCGTGTTGTCTATTGACAAAATTATTGCAGAGGCCAAAAAACATCCGGGCAGATTGGCTGTGGTAACAGGTGGCGAACCACTGATGCATGATCTTGATGCACTAACTCGTGCATTGCATAATGCAGGCTTTGAAAATAATATTGAAACGTCCGGCTCTCATCCATTAAGTGGTACATGGGATTGGATCTGTCTTTCACCAAAAAAATTCAAAGCACCATTACCGGAAATATTGCCACTCGCCAATGAATTGAAAGTTGTTGTTTATAATAAGTCTGATTTTAAATGGGCAGAAGATTATGCCGCAAAAGTTTCTGCAACCTGTAAATTGTATCTGCAACCTGAATGGGGCAAAAGCGAAAAGATTACACCGCTTATTATTGACTATATAAAAGCAAACCCTCAATGGGAACTGAGCATGCAGTTGCATAAGTATATTAATGTTCCATAA